One window from the genome of Podospora pseudocomata strain CBS 415.72m chromosome 6, whole genome shotgun sequence encodes:
- the MCX1 gene encoding ATP-binding protein (COG:O; EggNog:ENOG503NWNJ) produces the protein MLVLTRPLAPLCATPRFARLRSPAYSTSSILLASPRRSNYFNSGFTSSYDPTQDTGRGPIFSKSKFGVPQFYPRDLKKRVDDYVVGQDRAKKTICSVIFNHYQGLRRRQHHELQDQHLREKIQRQKFAQDREIFERTGYSAPVHPVEGGRRHSHRSAYAPKSWRQQTNIRHVAEDEFPGHHESVRGTHNEVLEDPFEAPSDNFYIQEDMTVPNHVKIDKSNLLLIGPTGVGKTYILETLSKKLNVPFTISDCNSFTQAGYIGQDVESCIERLLIEANYDVKAAEHGIIVLDEFDKIARKETVNGRDVGGEGVQQALLKLVEGTKVTITVKDNRPSRTQNQPPTGYGSTTPPQAPPSGKVDQYTIDTTNILFVFCGAFVGLDKTVLRRVSKPSIGFGSEIRGGRSFSSTNCLKDILPLESYRHLPHQPIFEPNFTPLDLTTPADLQAFGFIPELIGRLHNICALSPLSLEELYRILTEPRNSLVAQYTALFETYPSKLFFTRSALYAIAERAAKNETGARGLKMEMERVLAEPMYDAPTPYVLITEACVKGEEKAGYWGKDGKMEVERRIREEDERMLNGGVEVRLSAEEAREAAGLGSA, from the exons ATGTTGGTCTTGACTAGACCGCTGGCGCCTCTATGCGCAACACCGCGATTTGCCCGGCTTCGGAGCCCAGCCTATTCAACCTCgagcatcctcctcgcctccccccgCCGATCCAATTACTTCAACTCGGGCTTCACGTCAAGCTACGATCCGACACAGGACACCGGCCGCGGTcccatcttctccaagtCCAAGTTTGGCGTCCCGCAGTTCTACCCCCGAGATCTGAAAAAGAGGGTAGACGACTACGTGGTGGGCCAGGACCGGGCGAAGAAGACCATCTGCTCcgtcatcttcaaccactACCAAGGGCTCCGGCGGCGTCAACACCACGAGCTGCAGGATCAACATCTGAGGGAAAAGATCCAGAGACAAAAGTTTGCTCAGGACCGCGAGATCTTTGAGCGCACAGGTTACAGCGCGCCTGTACACCCTGTCGAAGGTGGGCGAAGGCACTCTCATCGTTCTGCTTATGCTCCCAAATCGTGGCGGCAGCAGACTAACATCCGCCATGTTGCTGAAGACGAATTTCCCGGTCACCACGAGTCCGTACGGGGCACCCACAATGAAGTTCTCGAAGACCCATTTGAGGCACCCTCGGACAACTTTTACATTCAGGAGGACATGACGGTGCCGAACCATGTCAAGATTGACAAGAGTAACCTGCTCTTGATTGGTCCTACGGGCGTGGGAAAGACGTATATCTTGGA AACCCTCAGCAAAAAACTCAACGTCCCCTTCACCATCAGCGACTGCAACTCCTTTACCCAAGCAGGCTACATCGGCCAAGACGTCGAATCCTGCATCGAGCGTCTCCTCATCGAAGCCAACTACGACGTTAAGGCCGCCGAGCATGGAATCATTGTCCTCGACGAGTTTGACAAGATCGCTAGAAAAGAAACCGTCAACGGAAGAGACGTaggcggagagggtgttcAGCAAGCATTGCTGAAGCTGGTAGAAGGCACCAAGGTCACCATCACTGTCAAGGACAACCGGCCCTCCCGCACACAAAACCAGCCCCCCACCGGTTACGgatcaaccacaccaccacaagcgCCCCCATCGGGGAAAGTCGACCAGTACACCATTGACACCACCAACATTCTGTTTGTTTTCTGTGGCGCCTTTGTAGGGCTGGATAAAACCGTTCTGAGGAGGGTGTCCAAACCCTCCATCGGGTTCGGTTCAGAAATCCGAGGCGGGAGGTCATTCTCCTCGACAAACTGTCTGAAGGATATCCTTCCTCTGGAATCCTaccgccatctccctcaccaaccaatcTTTGAACCCAacttcacccccctcgacCTAACCACACCCGCGGATCTCCAAGCCTTTGGCTTTATCCCCGAGCTCATTGGCAGGTTGCACAACATCTGCGCGCTTAGTCCACTCTCTCTCGAAGAGCTCTATCGCATCTTGACTGAACCAAGAAATAGCCTCGTGGCGCAATACACGGCCCTGTTTGAAACCTACCCTAGCAAGCTGTTCTTCACCCGGTCGGCACTGTACGCCATCGCGGAAAGGGCAGCGAAGAACGAGACGGGGGCGAGAGGgctgaagatggagatggagagggtgttggcggAGCCGATGTACGATGCGCCGACGCCGTATGTGCTCATTACGGAGGCTTGcgtgaagggggaggagaaggcggggTATTGggggaaggatgggaagatggaggtggagaggaggattagggaggaggacgagaggATGTTgaatgggggggtggaggtgaggttgtcggctgaggaggcgagggaggcggctgggttggggagtgcATAA
- the CIA1 gene encoding Cytosolic iron-sulfur protein assembly protein (EggNog:ENOG503NTY0; COG:S), which yields MPPPPIQLLPLATFTPDLYTRAWQSTPHPSLPLLATTHDKTVTVFSLATFSKHSSLTGGHSRSIRSCAWQPSSSSQNLRLVTGSFDSTAGIWTYNPAATLEKPIGQGEEEEEEEEEWEFTLVLEGHENEVKSLSFSPSGQYLATCSRDKSIWIWEHLSGGEDGEEDEDWETVAVLSEHDGDVKTVAFAPGFKQGKRHDGRRYGSDCLASGSYDDTVRVWREDQDGEWGCVSVLEGGVGTVWGVEWEKRERENGRYQRLMTAGAEGGVKVWELKEEEGEEEEGDSRWGGVPNRMRQSLREEWEVKGVLPRVHTREIYSVGWSGESGLVATTGGDGLLVVYEEDEETNEWKVRAKVEGAHGPYEVNHVTWCRRFDKGAEGRQEEMLVTTGDDGVVRAWEVRIGEVIDAKFVPAFQSGTPEEGWYGTVV from the coding sequence atgccaccaccaccaatacaactcctccccctaGCAACCTTCACTCCCGACCTCTACACCCGCGCCTGgcaatcaaccccccacccctccctccccctcctagCAACAACCCACGACAAGACCGTCACCGTGTTTTCCCTCGCGACCTTTTCAAAGCACTCGTCCCTCACGGGGGGTCACAGCCGCTCCATCCGATCCTGTGCCTGgcagccttcctcttcctctcaaaACCTGCGTCTCGTAACCGGCAGTTTTGACTCTACGGCCGGGATCTGGACTTATAACCCTGCTGCCACGCTCGAAAAACCCATCGGtcaaggggaggaggaggaggaggaggaggaagaatggGAATTCACCCTCGTGCTCGAAGGCCACGAAAACGAAGTCAAGTCGTTAAGTTTTAGTCCGTCGGGACAGTATCTAGCTACTTGCAGTAGGGATAAATCGATTTGGATATGGGAGCACTTatcgggaggggaggatggagaggaggatgaggattgGGAGACGGTTGCTGTTTTAAGTGAGcatgatggggatgtgaAAACTGTGGCTTTTGCGCCGGGTTTTAAACAGGGGAAGAGGCATGATGGGAGGAGGTATGGGAGTGATTGTTTGGCTAGTGGGAGTTATGATGATACGGTTAGGGTTTGGAGGGAGGATcaggatggggagtgggggtgtgtgagtgtgctggaggggggggttgggactgtttggggggttgagtgggagaaaagggagagggaaaatgGGAGGTATCAGAGGTTGATGACTGctggggcggaggggggtgttaAAGTTTGGGAactcaaggaggaggagggggaggaagaggagggggatagtaggtggggaggggtgccGAATAGGATGAGGCAgagtttgagggaggagtgggaggttAAGGGGGTGTTGCCGAGGGTTCACACTAGGGAGATTTACTCGGTTGGTTGGAGTGGGGAGAGTGGATTGGTTGCTACGAcggggggggatgggttgttggttgtttacgaggaggatgaagagacAAATGAGTGGAAGGTTAGGGCGAAGGTGGAGGGTGCGCATGGGCCGTATGAGGTTAATCATGTTACTTGGTGTAGGAGGTTTGAtaagggggcggaggggagaCAGGAGGAGATGTTGGTTACgacgggggatgatggggttgtgagggcttgggaggtgaggataGGGGA